Proteins from a single region of Desulfitibacter alkalitolerans DSM 16504:
- a CDS encoding sugar ABC transporter substrate-binding protein yields the protein MKKMRKNFLWLIVVISLIGLLLVGCGGGDKPKEEQPKAEERVFKVGINNFGQANFFARVGREAMIEQIEKNGGEVIATVTADVPSRLAAIENMIVQGVDAIIIQEGDITQVAPALIEAKEKGIIIGSMDAGDADFVDVFVESDNNHLGTAAAEKMVELIGGKGNIVEIFNDAGSMIRVRRNAMHEVIKAYPEIKIVAGFTYAWPDFFPDGKAKMEAILQAHPNPGDIAAVYATFDGVGLAAAQAIREAGLQDHIVIVGIDGDPEAYKEMALPDSPFKATMAQDPDTIARTVVDNVFELLKGNEIPERHIYIPGILVTKDNIPQQ from the coding sequence ATGAAAAAGATGAGGAAAAATTTTTTATGGTTAATAGTTGTAATTTCCTTGATAGGGCTGCTGTTAGTTGGTTGTGGAGGAGGGGATAAGCCAAAGGAGGAGCAGCCAAAGGCTGAGGAAAGGGTTTTTAAGGTAGGCATTAATAATTTTGGTCAAGCAAACTTTTTTGCCAGGGTTGGCAGGGAAGCAATGATTGAACAGATTGAGAAAAATGGCGGAGAGGTAATTGCAACTGTTACTGCTGATGTGCCAAGTAGATTAGCAGCAATTGAAAACATGATAGTTCAGGGTGTTGATGCCATTATCATCCAAGAAGGTGATATAACCCAGGTAGCTCCAGCATTAATTGAAGCTAAAGAAAAGGGTATAATTATTGGTTCAATGGATGCAGGTGATGCAGATTTTGTTGACGTGTTTGTTGAATCAGACAACAATCATCTGGGAACAGCAGCAGCCGAAAAGATGGTTGAATTGATAGGCGGCAAGGGGAATATAGTGGAAATATTTAATGATGCTGGTTCCATGATACGCGTCAGAAGAAACGCAATGCATGAAGTGATCAAGGCATACCCTGAGATCAAAATAGTAGCAGGCTTCACTTATGCATGGCCCGATTTCTTCCCAGATGGCAAGGCTAAAATGGAGGCTATTTTACAGGCTCATCCAAACCCTGGAGATATTGCAGCAGTATATGCAACCTTTGATGGCGTGGGACTTGCAGCAGCACAAGCCATCAGGGAAGCTGGGCTGCAGGACCATATAGTAATTGTAGGAATTGATGGAGATCCAGAGGCTTATAAGGAAATGGCATTACCAGACAGCCCCTTTAAGGCAACAATGGCCCAGGATCCTGACACAATTGCTAGAACAGTAGTGGATAATGTATTTGAATTATTAAAGGGCAATGAGATTCCAGAAAGACATATTTATATTCCAGGAATCCTTGTGACTAAAGATAATATTCCCCAGCAGTAA
- a CDS encoding sugar ABC transporter ATP-binding protein, whose translation MSALSTLEKNNNIIEAKNVGKEFNGVWVLRNIDFDLRFGEIHSLVGENGAGKSTFIKILSGIYSPSEGSITVDGTPAVFKNVKESEAHGIRTVHQEINLVPFFNVYENVFLGSENNSKTMGLPLVDKGKMKRETIKVLKDLGIEFDVSKPAHLLNASMERIVEICKVLVHKPKVIVFDEPTTSLGESERLRLLEVIKGLKKKGIGIIYISHNLEEVLAISDRITVFRDGSKISTIDRKDATTEKIIKMMLGNKTYSDYTRKQSYRADEVYLEVNHLFTDKLRDVSFKLYKGEILGIAGVVGAGKSEIANALFGIDRIHKGSIKVYDKELSPTPQKAVSCGMAYVPEERQAQGLILNYCVMKNITLTYLKKWCKWSVINKQEEKKITEQYIGTLSIKTTGPNQLIKLLSGGNQQKVILARWLDGDFNIGIFDEPTKGIDIKAKEDIYLILDKLAQQGKSSLVLSSYLPELLGICDRILVIRDGRIVKEFISKEEKMQEKIMAAMLGG comes from the coding sequence ATGTCTGCATTAAGTACTCTAGAAAAAAACAACAACATTATTGAAGCAAAAAATGTGGGCAAGGAATTCAACGGAGTCTGGGTTCTTAGGAATATAGATTTTGATTTAAGATTTGGAGAAATCCATTCCTTGGTTGGTGAAAATGGAGCAGGCAAATCTACCTTTATAAAAATATTATCAGGTATTTATTCACCCAGTGAAGGTTCAATTACTGTTGACGGTACACCTGCAGTTTTTAAAAATGTTAAGGAAAGTGAGGCCCATGGTATAAGGACTGTACACCAGGAAATTAACTTGGTGCCCTTTTTTAATGTTTATGAAAATGTCTTTCTAGGGTCAGAAAATAATTCAAAAACCATGGGCTTGCCTTTAGTAGATAAAGGTAAAATGAAAAGGGAAACTATTAAAGTACTAAAAGACCTGGGTATTGAGTTTGACGTAAGTAAACCTGCCCATCTGCTTAATGCCTCAATGGAAAGAATTGTGGAAATTTGTAAGGTGCTTGTTCATAAACCCAAGGTTATTGTGTTTGATGAGCCTACCACTTCTCTGGGAGAAAGTGAGAGACTTAGACTTTTAGAAGTAATAAAGGGATTAAAAAAGAAGGGAATAGGAATCATTTATATTTCCCATAACCTTGAAGAAGTCCTGGCAATATCTGATAGAATAACAGTTTTTAGAGATGGAAGTAAAATTAGCACAATTGACAGAAAAGACGCAACTACTGAAAAAATTATTAAAATGATGCTGGGGAATAAAACCTATAGTGATTATACAAGAAAACAGAGCTACAGGGCTGATGAGGTCTATCTGGAAGTAAATCATCTTTTTACCGATAAACTTCGTGATGTAAGTTTTAAACTTTATAAAGGAGAAATTTTAGGTATTGCAGGTGTTGTTGGTGCTGGTAAAAGTGAAATAGCAAATGCCCTTTTCGGTATTGACAGAATTCATAAAGGATCTATAAAGGTTTATGATAAAGAGTTATCTCCAACCCCTCAGAAGGCAGTTTCCTGTGGAATGGCTTATGTGCCTGAGGAAAGACAGGCTCAAGGTCTTATACTCAATTATTGTGTCATGAAAAACATTACACTCACATATTTAAAGAAATGGTGCAAATGGAGTGTAATAAACAAGCAAGAAGAAAAAAAAATTACAGAACAATATATTGGAACCTTATCAATTAAAACTACTGGCCCCAACCAGCTTATAAAACTGTTAAGTGGAGGTAACCAACAAAAGGTTATTCTAGCAAGATGGCTTGATGGAGATTTTAATATAGGAATATTTGATGAACCAACCAAAGGTATAGATATTAAAGCTAAAGAGGACATTTATCTTATTCTTGATAAACTTGCCCAACAGGGAAAATCTTCTCTTGTACTATCTTCCTATTTACCTGAACTGCTAGGTATCTGTGACAGAATACTGGTAATAAGAGATGGCAGAATTGTTAAGGAGTTTATTTCAAAAGAAGAGAAAATGCAAGAAAAGATAATGGCTGCCATGTTAGGAGGATGA
- a CDS encoding ABC transporter permease yields MVIPLIIKDKSKIKEFFRKYGTVLGALIIFIAFSLTTERFLTSSNMLMLLRQMSMLTIIALGFTFVMGAGGFDMSIGSACGLVTMLFALTFLGTGSLLLGLMVALACGLLIGLINGFLAAYIGLPDFIATFAVGSIAYGIKMMLTKGNPIFYPQDMPAIFTFLGQGFVGPIPFPVILMFFFLALAIFVLNKTSLGRRVYAIGGNPTAALYAGINIKKYRLITFLISGLSVAIASIILTSRLGSAQPLAGEEYLLDVIAVVFLSTTMFGEGEPTPSGTFVGALIISMLNNGLTMLNVQYYFQYITKGSVVILAVLLAVAFGQKLRVKF; encoded by the coding sequence ATGGTTATTCCTTTGATAATTAAAGACAAAAGTAAAATTAAAGAATTCTTCAGAAAATATGGGACTGTACTAGGTGCCCTAATAATTTTTATAGCCTTTTCTTTAACAACAGAAAGATTCCTTACATCAAGCAATATGCTGATGCTCTTAAGACAAATGAGCATGCTGACAATTATTGCCCTGGGGTTTACCTTTGTCATGGGGGCTGGGGGATTTGATATGTCAATTGGCAGCGCTTGTGGTTTGGTTACAATGCTATTTGCCTTAACCTTTTTAGGAACAGGCAGTCTGCTGTTAGGTTTAATGGTAGCCCTTGCCTGCGGCTTATTAATAGGTCTTATTAACGGATTTTTAGCGGCATATATTGGTCTGCCGGACTTTATTGCTACCTTTGCCGTAGGGTCAATAGCTTATGGTATCAAGATGATGCTGACTAAGGGCAATCCCATTTTTTATCCCCAGGATATGCCCGCAATATTTACATTTCTAGGCCAGGGCTTTGTCGGTCCAATACCTTTTCCAGTAATACTAATGTTTTTCTTTTTAGCCCTTGCTATTTTTGTTTTAAACAAAACCTCCCTGGGGAGACGTGTCTATGCCATAGGCGGCAACCCCACTGCAGCACTTTATGCAGGAATTAATATCAAGAAATACAGGTTAATTACCTTTTTAATCTCTGGGCTTAGTGTTGCCATAGCATCCATAATACTAACCTCCAGACTTGGATCTGCCCAGCCCCTGGCTGGTGAAGAATATCTACTAGATGTTATTGCAGTTGTCTTTTTAAGCACCACCATGTTTGGGGAAGGTGAACCAACCCCAAGTGGAACCTTCGTTGGTGCCTTGATAATAAGCATGCTGAACAATGGACTGACAATGTTAAATGTTCAGTACTATTTCCAGTATATTACCAAGGGGTCTGTTGTAATTTTGGCAGTATTGTTAGCTGTTGCCTTTGGACAAAAACTAAGGGTTAAATTCTAA
- a CDS encoding DUF917 domain-containing protein has protein sequence MAEYVFKLEDIEPLLEGLAILGTGGGGSPDWGRAIMKSDMESGRVYRMVDPEDVQDDAFVISGGIMGSVKTLEKLSIEQLMSKWDKRFELLIALKAMEGYFNREVNYVVPFEVGGLNTPVMFALAARAGIPVINGDGLGRCAPETQMTSFIGHGISLTPMPLADHVGNTIIVTKSINSTFPDEVGRYMVTNGGGLGGNSHYPMSGVQLKKSVIPRSISLALDIGKEVINARNTGGDTVEAFRSYMGGINLFKGKVATVQGEDKGGFYRTVVKMVGTDGFAGGEARLIVKNESMALWVDDKVRAIFPDLICMLEEDGRGIMSIDISEGKVLNLIGLPCHERLRASALSSVGREAFGSARYGCPDLEYQPIEELNK, from the coding sequence ATGGCAGAGTATGTTTTCAAACTAGAAGATATTGAACCGCTCCTGGAAGGACTTGCAATACTTGGTACTGGAGGTGGCGGCAGTCCTGACTGGGGCAGGGCAATTATGAAATCTGACATGGAATCAGGTAGGGTGTACAGGATGGTGGATCCTGAGGATGTGCAGGATGATGCCTTTGTTATTTCCGGGGGGATTATGGGTTCAGTTAAGACCCTGGAGAAGCTGAGTATTGAACAGTTAATGAGCAAATGGGACAAAAGATTTGAACTTCTCATAGCTTTAAAGGCAATGGAAGGATATTTTAACAGGGAGGTTAATTATGTAGTTCCCTTTGAGGTTGGAGGTCTGAATACTCCTGTGATGTTTGCCCTGGCTGCCAGGGCCGGTATTCCTGTAATTAACGGTGACGGGCTGGGAAGGTGTGCCCCGGAAACTCAAATGACCAGCTTTATAGGCCATGGTATTTCCTTGACGCCCATGCCCCTGGCCGACCACGTGGGAAATACCATAATTGTTACCAAAAGTATAAACAGCACCTTCCCCGATGAGGTTGGCAGATATATGGTAACTAATGGCGGTGGTTTAGGAGGCAACTCCCATTATCCCATGTCCGGGGTGCAGCTTAAAAAATCTGTAATTCCTAGAAGTATTAGCTTGGCCCTGGACATTGGAAAAGAAGTGATTAATGCAAGAAACACTGGAGGAGATACTGTTGAGGCCTTCAGGAGTTATATGGGCGGAATAAACCTGTTTAAGGGTAAAGTTGCCACTGTACAGGGAGAAGACAAGGGTGGATTTTATCGTACAGTAGTTAAAATGGTCGGAACAGATGGCTTTGCCGGTGGGGAAGCCAGGTTGATAGTCAAGAATGAAAGCATGGCCTTGTGGGTAGATGATAAGGTCAGGGCTATTTTCCCCGATTTAATCTGTATGCTGGAGGAAGACGGCAGGGGAATTATGAGCATTGATATTTCAGAGGGAAAAGTATTGAATTTAATTGGCCTGCCCTGCCACGAAAGGCTAAGGGCAAGTGCATTATCATCTGTTGGCAGAGAAGCCTTTGGTTCAGCAAGATATGGTTGTCCAGATTTGGAGTATCAACCCATTGAAGAATTGAACAAGTAA
- a CDS encoding Glu/Leu/Phe/Val family dehydrogenase produces MEVFKMLEASDYEQVILCQDKVSGLKAIIAIHDTTLGPALGGTRMWTYETDEAAIVDAMRLARGMTYKAAVAGLNLGGGKAVIIGDPQRDKSEGLFRAFGRYIQGLNGRYITAEDVGTTVQDMDYIKMETRFVTGASGGSGDPSPYTALGVWYGMKAMAKEVFGNDSLAGRTIAVQGLGNVGYYLCQHIVKEGGNLIVTDIFPGKIDQAVREFNARAVEPEEIFSVDCDIFAPCALGAVINDVTLPQLKSSIIAGGANNVLQEEHHGEMLYEKGILYAPDFVINAGGLINVSDELYTYNRERVLKGVEKIYDNIEQVLSIAKEYKITTCKAANRLAEDRIAKLRHVNSIYLG; encoded by the coding sequence ATGGAAGTATTTAAAATGTTGGAGGCTAGTGATTATGAGCAGGTTATATTGTGTCAGGATAAGGTTTCCGGATTAAAGGCAATTATTGCTATCCATGATACTACATTAGGACCGGCCCTTGGCGGAACACGTATGTGGACCTATGAAACAGATGAAGCTGCAATTGTTGATGCCATGAGACTAGCCAGGGGCATGACTTACAAGGCTGCTGTAGCTGGTTTAAATCTTGGTGGAGGAAAAGCCGTAATAATCGGGGACCCCCAAAGAGACAAGAGTGAAGGGCTGTTCCGTGCCTTTGGCAGGTATATACAGGGCTTAAATGGTCGCTATATTACAGCCGAGGATGTGGGTACTACTGTACAAGACATGGATTATATAAAAATGGAGACCAGGTTCGTCACTGGTGCATCCGGGGGCAGTGGTGATCCTTCTCCCTACACAGCTCTAGGAGTTTGGTATGGCATGAAAGCCATGGCCAAAGAAGTCTTTGGAAATGATTCTCTAGCAGGCAGGACCATTGCTGTCCAGGGTTTAGGAAATGTTGGCTATTACCTCTGCCAGCATATTGTCAAAGAAGGGGGTAACCTGATTGTTACAGATATTTTCCCAGGCAAGATTGACCAGGCAGTTAGGGAGTTTAATGCAAGGGCTGTGGAACCAGAAGAAATCTTCTCGGTGGATTGTGATATTTTTGCCCCTTGTGCTCTGGGTGCGGTGATCAATGACGTTACCTTGCCCCAGTTAAAGAGCAGCATAATAGCAGGCGGAGCCAATAATGTCCTGCAGGAAGAACATCATGGAGAAATGCTTTATGAGAAAGGCATTCTCTATGCACCTGACTTTGTTATTAATGCTGGCGGTCTCATAAATGTATCAGATGAGTTATATACCTATAACCGTGAGAGGGTATTAAAGGGAGTAGAAAAGATTTATGATAATATAGAACAGGTGCTGTCCATTGCTAAAGAATACAAAATCACAACCTGCAAGGCAGCCAACAGGCTGGCAGAGGACAGGATAGCAAAACTGCGTCACGTAAACAGTATATATCTAGGATAA
- a CDS encoding RHS repeat-associated core domain-containing protein — MEGYISSVYMDALELESEYNYNTLNQLVQYTDLNNTLIANYKYDHAGLRFEKAAPSRITRYYYDNVGRAIVETDENGTLAVQVVWGHKPLVRVIGGQYYYYLYNGHGDVVQIVDENGNIVNSYSYDEWGNILDKQEQIENPILYAGEYYDEESGLYYLRTRYYDPAIGRFITRDSYEGQLTNPLSLNLYTYCWNNPLAYVDPDGKNPVALYLAAWSASPDRHTDLLILGDSYSTFANEKSFENAVILVIDGVAFLVPVVPAGGGKVVQASREVVLSLSSKIDDAGHYLRQLLDKGTSNAAEGAGQAFDNFNALKKELGSAGEGKAWHHVVEQSQIQKSGFSPQQIHNTNNVIAVDSATHAKISGYYNSIRPDISGNMRVRDWLAGQSFEMQYQFGMDVLKQFGVIK, encoded by the coding sequence ATGGAAGGATATATCTCCTCTGTCTACATGGATGCCCTGGAACTAGAAAGTGAATATAACTACAACACCTTAAATCAACTGGTTCAATATACAGACTTAAACAATACCTTAATTGCCAACTATAAATATGACCATGCAGGGCTTAGGTTTGAGAAAGCAGCCCCATCGAGAATCACTAGATACTATTACGACAATGTCGGCAGAGCTATCGTAGAAACAGATGAAAATGGAACACTTGCAGTCCAGGTAGTATGGGGACATAAACCCCTGGTGAGGGTTATAGGTGGGCAGTATTACTACTACTTGTATAACGGCCATGGAGATGTAGTGCAAATAGTGGATGAAAATGGTAATATAGTTAATAGCTACTCTTATGATGAATGGGGCAATATCCTAGACAAGCAGGAACAAATAGAAAACCCCATACTTTACGCAGGAGAATATTACGATGAGGAGAGTGGTTTATATTACCTAAGGACCAGGTACTACGACCCAGCCATAGGCAGATTCATTACCAGAGACAGCTACGAAGGACAGCTGACAAATCCTCTAAGCCTAAATCTTTATACTTACTGTTGGAATAACCCTTTAGCTTATGTAGATCCAGATGGTAAAAATCCTGTAGCCTTATATCTAGCTGCTTGGTCAGCCTCACCAGATCGCCATACAGATTTACTCATATTGGGGGATTCATACAGTACATTTGCAAACGAAAAAAGCTTTGAAAATGCTGTAATACTGGTTATAGATGGAGTAGCATTTTTAGTACCTGTTGTTCCTGCAGGTGGAGGAAAAGTTGTACAGGCAAGTAGAGAAGTAGTCCTTAGTTTATCTAGCAAAATTGATGATGCCGGACATTATTTGAGACAGCTTCTGGATAAGGGAACGAGTAACGCTGCAGAGGGCGCGGGGCAGGCTTTTGATAATTTCAATGCTCTAAAAAAAGAACTTGGTTCTGCTGGAGAAGGAAAGGCTTGGCACCATGTTGTTGAACAAAGTCAAATCCAGAAATCAGGGTTTAGCCCGCAGCAAATCCATAATACCAATAATGTAATTGCTGTTGATTCTGCGACTCATGCAAAGATAAGCGGATATTATAATAGTATTCGACCTGATATTTCAGGTAATATGAGAGTCAGAGATTGGCTTGCTGGACAGAGTTTTGAAATGCAATATCAATTTGGTATGGATGTCTTGAAACAGTTTGGAGTGATAAAATGA